A section of the Telopea speciosissima isolate NSW1024214 ecotype Mountain lineage chromosome 3, Tspe_v1, whole genome shotgun sequence genome encodes:
- the LOC122656145 gene encoding sm-like protein LSM1B produces MSWAGPEDIFLSTSLASYLDKKLLILLRDGRKLLGILRSFDQFANAVLEGACERVIVGDLYCDIPLGLYVIRGENVVLIGELDLEREELPPHMTRVPAAEIKRAQKAERDSTDLKGSMRKRMEFLDLD; encoded by the exons ATGTCTTGGGCAGGCCCGGaagatatctttctttccacgtCTCTTGCGAGCTACCTTGACa AGAAACTTCTCATTTTGCTGCGAGATGGTCGAAAACTCTTGGGGATACTTCGCTCTTTCGATCAATTTG CcaatgctgttcttgaaggtgCTTGCGAGCGGGTGATTGTTGGTGATCTTTATTGTGACATTCCCTTAGGTCTCTATGTAATTCGTGGAGAGAATGTTGTCTTAATTGGTGAGCTG GACCTCGAGAGGGAGGAGCTTCCCCCGCATATGACTCGTGTTCCAGCTGCAGAAATAAAAAGG GCACAGAAAGCGGAAAGGGATTCTACAGATCTGAAAGGCTCCATGAGAAAGAGGATGGAGTTCCTTGATCTGGATTGA